Part of the Octopus bimaculoides isolate UCB-OBI-ISO-001 chromosome 18, ASM119413v2, whole genome shotgun sequence genome is shown below.
tctgatctggcaaggtttctacagctggatgcccttcctgatgccaaccactccgagagtgtagtgggcgctttttacatgccactggcatgtagtaataataataataataataataataatcctttttacaataggcacaaagcctgaatttttttttttggcNNNNNNNNNNNNNNNNNNNNNNNtgccagttgattagattgaccccagtggaatttgaactcagaacgaagtgacaggcaaaatattgctaagcatattgcccgggatgctaatgattctgccaactcaccgccttaataatgatgatggtggtggtggtggtgatgataatgatgatggatgatgatgatgatgacgacgacgacgatgataagaagaagaagtagtggtattagtagtagtagttgtagtagttgtagtagtagtagtaatagtatactaaaatcagaaacaggacaaaaagaaacatactccgaaaaaaaaaagaaaaggaaaataaaatgctgACATGTCATAATTTCATTTCTCTTCCTTCTCATcttgaatttttgttgcatgttctaaaaaaagacaaaaaagaaagatgttattttaaattctgttttcttagtcctccacacccaaacacacacacacatgtgtatgtagatgcttctttttctttaatcttcCATTAAATCTGTCTGActctgtttttttatgtcctgatttttttttttgttttcttgtcatTCCAGACTGTGAGAAACatcccatccatatatatacataaatataaaaaggaaggGAATTTACTGCCCTTTCCTATGGATTGTCTTTGGATGTCTTACCCTGATTATTGTCCCTTACTTCTATGGTAAGTACTGTCATATTAATTAATCACCCTTCTTCTTTaccctatttttcttcttttcctccttttcctGTTTTTCACTTTAGTCCACCCCAGGCTGTCTCACACTTGTTCCATCTGTCAATTGTACTTCTAGGCTACAAAGGTTTcccatgatattattattattattattattgagtgagagagcagggcatgccatcaaagtgacactggggtacaaatatacgaagcccattatacctgCCCGTGATgggtttaatcaaataaattgcccccattgtttctttgttttgaagtctggtacttactctatcagtctctttctgcTGGACTTCTAAGTCACCAGGACTTATATaaaccaacatcagttttcaagtggtggtgggggacaatacAAACACGCACCCcctcctccccacacacacacagcaggccaTTTTTCAGTTTCGACCTACGAAATgtgctcagaaggctttggtcagttcggTGCTATAGTTTAAGGCAGTTGCCcaacatgccatgcagtgggactgaacctagaaccatgtggttgggaagcaaacttaccacatagccacacctgtgcccatATAGCCATGCTTTTAACagtttttgtttactcttttacttgtttcagtcattttgactgtggccatgctggagcaccgcctttagtcgagcaaatcgaccccaggacttattctttgtaagcctagtacttattctatcggtcttttttgccgaaccgctaagttacggggacgtaaacacaccagcatcggttgtcaagcgatgttggggggacaaatacagacacacaaacatatacacacacacacatacatatatatatatatatatatatatatataNNNNNNNNNNNNNNNNNNNNNNNNNNNNNNNNNNNNNNNNNNNNNNNNNNNNNNNNNNNNNNNNNNNNNNNNNNNNNNNNNNNNNNaaggtgctacgcagtgggactgaacccggaaccatgtggttggtaagcaagctacttaccacacagccactcctttaaaaattttttcataTGAATGGCATGAGcagtttttttatttcatcttcagtATGGGTTTTCTGTGACAACTATAATGGACTTCGTTCCTCAGAGCTAGCTGgtcttacaccaccaccaccatcactctgtCCCTCAATCCTGCAATACCCTTTATGTCCAAACCTTTCCTCACAAGAGTTTCATCCCTCTGGAATCTTCTCTCTGCTCTCATGTCTTTCCAGCAGGTTTTGACCCACAACAGGTTGAATGGGACATTAATGGTGTCAAACTCACAAGTCTCGGCTGGTCTGTAAAGGTCTGAGAGCTGTGCTCTTTGTGCTAAActttataagtaaaaaaaaaaaatttttaagaaatTCAATTTTCCTTCACCAGAGTCATCTAGAGTTGCCTCCCATTAATCAACTCtccacttcctttctctctctctctctctcaaaaatgtcacaaccatcatcatcatcatcatcatcatcgtttaatgtccatggtggtggtggtggtggtggtgatcatgactACAAggacagtggtggcagtggttgatggtggtggttatgatagtagtggtggtggtggtgatagttgtagtagtagtagtagtagtagtagtagtagtagcagtagtacaactacaattttaatttttatgctctTCAATACTGTTCATTATTCAATAATACATGAAGCTGTTCCTGTAAAAGGAAGACCTAAAATGtagtcaaatttagcccaaattCCGTAATGATGGGacgctaaaaagttcctggctttaagggtttcgcgaaaggcctggttggaggctcaaccttccgagttcttttacagggattaaaaaactgaaggacagctgcaataagtgtgtgaatcggAGAGAGGaacatgttggataaaatcataattaattgatcctcctgtattttattttacacaaagttgagaacttttcagcacccactcatacCTGCCGagactacattgtccagtgtgtCCTTTCTTTAAAACAGATTAGGGTGCATGTACGCATATAACGATAGCTATTTCACATCTAAGTTGCTGGTTAAGATTTATCCGAAGTGGTGTTTGGGGGCGGGGGTCACAGCAAACTCTGTGGCTGTTCaaatgtttatgttgttttaaaaaaagggtactcttttattcttttacttgtttcagtcatttgactgcagccatgctggagcaaatctttggatgcctagtacttattctctcagtctcccttgccgaactgctaatgttacgggacataaacacaccagcttcggttgtcaagcaatggtggggcgaacaaacacagacacacaaacatatacacacacacatatatacatatacatatatacgacgggcttctctcagtttccgtctaccaaatccactcacaaggctttggttggcccgaggctatagtagaagacacttgctcaaggtgccacacagtgggaatgaacccgaaaccatgtgggtggtaagcaagcttaatttttttttttttttttgtggtttgcaGTACAGATATGTATGAGATGACActgttgttgtattttattttattacgaTGACAATATTATGGTACTGCAGTTTCGGATGNNNNNNNNNNNNNNNNNNNNNNNNNNNNNNNNNNNNNNNNNNNNNNNNNNNNNNNNNNNNNNNNNNNNNNNNNNNNNNNNNNNNNNNNNNNNNNNNNNNNNNNNNNNNNNNNNNNNNNNNNNNNNNNNNNNNNNNNNNNNNNNNNNNNNNNNNNNNNNNNNNNNNNNNNNNNNNNNNNNNNNNNNNNNNNNNNNNNNNNNNNNNNNNNNNNNNNNNNNNNNNNNNNNNNNNNNNNNNNNNNNNNNNNNNNNNNNNNNNNNNNNNNNNNNNNNNNNNNNNNNNNNNNNNNNNNNNNNNNNNNNNNNNNNNNNNNNNNNNNNNNNNNNNNNNNNNNNNNNNNNNNNNNNNNNNNNNNNNNNNNNNNNNNNNNNNNNNNNNNNNNNNNNNNNNNNNNNNNNNNNNNNNNNNNNNNNNNNNNNNNNNNNNNNNNNNNNNNNNNNNNNNNNNNNNNNNNNNNNNNNNNNNNNNNNNNNNNNNNNNNNNNNNNNNNNNNNNNNNNNNNNNNGATGTTTTAGTTATTTATGTTGTAGGCCTTGAGTGATATAGTTGTTTTGTTTACTTAGGATAGCATGATTTTGTAGTTGcaatggtggtgacggtggcgccacagataatggtggtggtggtggtgaggacggAGGGAAGGGtgattgacattttttttttttttagtgatgtaaaaaaaaaaaaaaagaagcagtggTGCTGGATGTGGTGGTGGCGACGATGGTGGAGTGATCAGAAGATCATGGTGATGTTAAGGTTGTGTTTATAGTTTCTGCCATGATGGCATGATTTTAttggctgttgctgttgttgttatggtggtgatggtggtggtggtagtagtattagtggaggtggtggaggtaatGAGGATTatagtggtgtcggtggtggtagtACCAAAAGtattggtggtggcggcagtagtagtagtagttgtagttgttgtgctggtggtggtggcagtagtagtagtagcggtggtggggAGTGGGGGTCATGTTATTGTTATGATAGGGATAGTTTATCTTTGTTATAATGGCATCATTTTGTTGATGTTGGTTGGCTGGTTTGTTGGTGGGTTGGTGGTGATGGCGTGGGGTGGGGGTTTGGATATGGTTACTATGGAAATgcttagttgtggtggtggtggtggtggtgcaggggGGGGGCAATGGAAGTCCCAGCTGATATAGGAGAcatgtttttttgttaaaatggtggtgagtggtggtggtggtggtcgtggtctgATTGTCCATTCTTATTGCTGTTTGGTTGTAATGACAACTGTGGTGgcagttgtgatgatggtggtggtggtggtgatgaagatgatgatgatgatgatttagagaCATAATTTAGGAATCATTATTATCTTAaactgtcattgttgttttattatcatcAGCAGAGAATTGAgagaatatattgttgttgttgctgttgttgttggataTTCCAACTCTGGTTAaaagttcatttatttatcatatttatatttagttcatacctttttcaaaatctttcctctgaggaggaggaggagtgagagctGATtaacaggatgatgatgatgatgatggtggtggtggcggtggtggtggtgaggagtaGAAACtaaaggcgatgatgatgatgagcatggtggtggtgaagagtaATAGTGAGAGGTGACCAACAAaataatgacagtggtggtgtggtcgtcgttgttgttggtatGGCGGTGGGGGGGGTGATTTATTTGGTTAAGGGCCACCTATCAACTCTGCTGCTCCTGCTGTTgtagcatcaacagcaacaataacaacaacagctaccactactactaccaccaccaccaccaccaccatcaccatcacagtgATGCCCTATGAGGATGACAAAAAAAATGTGAAGGACAACCAACCAAAAGTGCTGATGGCCCTGACAATCAGCTGAGAATTCAGCTGATTTGTACCCATTTAACCCAAGATTATAATCTATATGACTGTAaccaaactctctctttctcagttctatatttaagagatcaggaattatgtacattatttacatttgacggatatttgtcctcatcttgtttgttgttaacacaacgtttcggctgatagatcctcctgatgaaggctggaggatatatcagccgaaacgttgtgttaacaacaaacaagatgaggacaaatatccgtcaaatgtaaataatgtaaaataagtaccagttgaatgctggagTTGATTTAACTGGTTTAGTGCCtcccccaaacctgctggccttgtggtaaaattgaaaccattattattattgagagagcagagcatgccatcaaggtgaccctggggtacaaatatacaaagcccaatatacccatcatgactacccatctgacaagggtacaccaggcacatccatcacaactatatgtgcatgaagtggtgatctcatatcaagataaacagcacatgatcttGTTTGTGGGGCCCAGgtagaattatttattattattattattttatgtttgacttttgctttgcatttgtacaagttagatccaagtctcacccagagacctcaagagataacaagttagaagttcatgtaggtgttatgcctagggtaccatatatttggatttgtacatagtgttgttctagagaatgtttaagaaaccataagaaaattatgtgtttgttttaaaatttgagatcatatagacagtattttacgtaggatatgggcagttcagccattttggggtttcctggtatctgagccaGGTAtcaatcagcccgtttcgctgtcattcccagggcacctatgacaataggtattgttttcgtcttcagattccacattttgctaatttctatttcaagatctttatatttgcttagtttttggtaggtcttgacagatacgtttatatcgattgggacagtcatatcaattattattattattattattatttatcctcTGCAGATATGCAACTGAAGTCAATGATGTGGTCAGCCGATTCCAGTGAAAAAATGCTAAAATGCTGAGGTTATCTTTACGGAAATGTGTCACCGGCGGCATATTGATATGCTTCCTGGCCGGCATACTTTTGGGGTTCCGTTTCATCACCCGGAACCCCGAGGAGGCATACAGACTGGCCGCTGGTATTGGTGACAAAAGCAACAAGAGAGGTGAAAATCTCGACTGGAAGTTTCAGGATGAGAACTCTTTTGGCAACCATTCTGCGAGTCAGTCGAAAAATCTCATGCTGAAGAAGATGCTTGACTTCCGAGCCAAAATGCAACAAGAGAGGGTTCTGAAAGCAAAGATGCGGGCCAATCTAACGGCACATAATCACATCACGCCGGTGCCATTCGATGAAGACGGTATGAACTACAATGTCCACGTTTTCTACTACGTGTGGTATGGAAACCCTAGCTATGATGGCAAGTACTTTCACTGGAACCACCGTTTACTGCAGAACTGGAGAGAAAAGATCAGACGTAAGACCACAAGGCGCCACTTCCCGCCTTTAGATATTGCCTCTAATTATTACCCCGAGTTGGGACCTTACAGCTCTTCAAACTCTGAGGTATTGTCCATTCACATGCAGCAAATAAAAGACGCTAAAGTAGGTGAgtatttctttgttctttgtctattttctttttttcttcttattctctttttgtacacacagacatacacacctcttttctttctttcactctctgtctctcggggacactgtcagtaaggtgagggttgatctaatcaactgggccccttccccaaaatttggggctttgtgcctagagtagaaaggattctttCTGTGAACCTGTTTGtccatccacctacctacctacctacccatccacCCATCTGCCTACCCGCCTATCAACCTACCAAGctccctttatttttctctctgtctctcttctgcTAGGCTGTATTGCAGTTTCATGGTACCCTCCAGGACTTGCTGATGACGAAGGCCAACCACCCGACAGACTGATGCCCAAACTATTTCATTCTGCTTCGAAATTTAATCTGAAAGTAAGTAAATGCGAAATTGTTTTCCGTCAAAACATTCAACGAAATATAAGATAaattaacagtaacaacaaaccAATGAGGGAGTCTCGATTAGGTTGCCCGATttgctacaaataacagccaaCTTCCCTCAAAGTACATCCTGCCATAAAGAAATGGCATATTAACAATTTTCCTTACCATATCTCTGTGTCTTTCAACTGATGATATCGATcatcattaattaatattgaaaataacaaagtatttagtaaaataattttgacgttattaaggtggtgtttggaacataaatttatacaaaattttgatggaaggcgcaggagtggctgtgtggtaagtagcttgcttaccaaccgcatggttccaggttcattcccactgtgtggtatcttgggcaagtgtcttctactataacctcgggctgaccaaagccttgtgagtggatttggtagacggaaactgaaagaagcccatcgtatatatgtatatatatatatatgtatgtgtgtgtgtgtgtggttgtttgtgtgtctgtttatccccccaacatcgcttgacaaccgatgctggtgtgtttacgtccccgtaacatagcggttcggcaaaacagaccaatagaataagtactaggcttacagagaataagtcctggggtcgatttgctcaactaaaaggcggtgctccagcatggccacagtcaaatgactgaaacaagtaaaagagttttaAGGTTTTAATGAACCATTGCATTGAACTAGGCAGATGCATGCctcaaaaagatgggatggtcacagcaaCCGACCTGAAACGAAAGAACAACGACGACTGCTGCTGATAGAGGTCTCTGATCATTACTAGTATAATAaaaagtaccaaaaaaaaaatgctatttaaaaataaacaattaaggCTGTTGCAAAGCACAAAGGGGAGGTAATCAACCACGCTTTCTATAAATAAAGCGGACTTGTTAGGAAAAGAATAACACATTCCTCATTTGcagaaaatgggtattttttaatgaaatcctcTACAAATACCTagccctctccctcaaaatgtCAAGCCCTTTccttattgtagaaaggattttatatacgtatgtgtatgtatgtttttgcacgtgtgtgtgtgtgtgtgtgtgtgtgtacatatatacatgcacatagaatGGGCTTCCTTACAGATACcacttaccaaattcactaacaaagcATCGTCCATCCAAAGCTACAGTAAAAGGCACTTAACAAAGGTACTCTACAGTAGGATTAACTCCAAACCCATGAGATCACAAGGCGGAGTTCTTAATCAAACAACCATGCCCGTAGgtatgtaaaaattattaaaaaaaataaatgatattctgTTGTAATtgaataaagacaaatgaaattatgtgccattcaaattacatttttctttttaatttcttcaggtgatactaCACATGGAGCCATATTTTGGCCGGAATCATACCACTTTCCGAAGAGATATTATCTATGTCATGAATGAATATGGTGACCATCCGGCTTTGTATAAGAAATATCATCGAGGAAAATGGCTTCCAATGTTTTACATCTATGATTCTTATCGCATCTCTCCGAAACACTGGAGTGAAATCTTCCATAGCAACAAGCGATATACTCTTCGGGATTCTAAGTATGATGCTATCTACATTGGCCTTGCTCTTGAAGAAAGCCACTTGCTTAGCCTGAAGAATGCTGGGTTTGATGGCTACTACACATATTTTGCCACTGACGGCTTCACTCATGCTTCTTCATGGAACTTTTGGCCAGAATATGCCCAGTTTGCCAAGAAGCACAACATGTTTTTCATTCCTAGTGTGGCCCCAGGATATATTGATCTCCAGGTTCGACCCTGGAATGGTGAAAACAAACGAGACCGTGAAAATGGAAAATACTACGAAAACAGTTTCAAAGCTGCTTTCAACGAGCTTACTGAATTTCTTACTATCACCTCATTCAATGAATGGCACGAAGGCACCCAAATCGAATCAGCTATCCCTAAGACATTTGATACTTACCATTATTTAGATTACGAAGAAAACGGCAAAGATTTCTACTTGAAATTAACCTTGCAGTATGTTAAAAAATATCGCCGTTTACTCCATGAAGCGAAGATTAGTGCCCAACTTgctaaagaaaggaaaaatgttgtgaagaacaatttgaataaaacatATCAGTCCGTTATGACGCCAGTCAAAACTCTGCCGAAACGACTTCATAAGGAACCGTGatgattttttccaaaatttttatatacttgtatacaaagTAATCACGCACAGTTACTCTTTTCCTAATCATACATAGGGATGCTTGGCCTTCAGTCAACCACAT
Proteins encoded:
- the LOC106874611 gene encoding glycoprotein endo-alpha-1,2-mannosidase, translating into MLRLSLRKCVTGGILICFLAGILLGFRFITRNPEEAYRLAAGIGDKSNKRGENLDWKFQDENSFGNHSASQSKNLMLKKMLDFRAKMQQERVLKAKMRANLTAHNHITPVPFDEDGMNYNVHVFYYVWYGNPSYDGKYFHWNHRLLQNWREKIRRKTTRRHFPPLDIASNYYPELGPYSSSNSEVLSIHMQQIKDAKVGCIAVSWYPPGLADDEGQPPDRLMPKLFHSASKFNLKVILHMEPYFGRNHTTFRRDIIYVMNEYGDHPALYKKYHRGKWLPMFYIYDSYRISPKHWSEIFHSNKRYTLRDSKYDAIYIGLALEESHLLSLKNAGFDGYYTYFATDGFTHASSWNFWPEYAQFAKKHNMFFIPSVAPGYIDLQVRPWNGENKRDRENGKYYENSFKAAFNELTEFLTITSFNEWHEGTQIESAIPKTFDTYHYLDYEENGKDFYLKLTLQYVKKYRRLLHEAKISAQLAKERKNVVKNNLNKTYQSVMTPVKTLPKRLHKEP